A window from Acidithiobacillus sp. encodes these proteins:
- a CDS encoding ankyrin repeat domain-containing protein, whose translation MAVLAGAQAVVHFHIRRGDDINALDDKGRSPLMLAASKGHTETCRILLDAGADPLVLDNEGNDVLSIALATGRFDLAALLRERLAILQNLVHTQIEGQEMYILPEPQSNMDFDGASPCEENPDLSFWEKDTELPPPLAEQCFVAMASALQSGISAHIPIDTDVDWSDIDIDLPNIQNSRKRKNNLDNHDRDAARWLFLAGLRDGCVSRQWVADVTYGVDSEPRDEFEMRLLFTLDDIGILVDDIDWGWQLSGDVETINDEWELMADDAVSFLSDLTQQENDPLSLYVKDVAALSSPSRAAKLRNFHENFDRKKTEKEDEL comes from the coding sequence ATGGCTGTACTCGCCGGGGCCCAGGCAGTCGTACATTTCCATATCCGTCGTGGGGATGACATTAATGCTTTAGATGATAAAGGCCGCTCACCCTTGATGTTAGCCGCATCAAAAGGGCATACCGAAACATGCAGGATTCTTCTTGATGCCGGAGCCGATCCGCTTGTTCTTGATAATGAGGGTAATGACGTACTTTCCATTGCCCTTGCCACTGGCAGATTCGATCTTGCGGCGCTTTTGCGCGAGCGTCTTGCTATCCTCCAAAATTTAGTACATACGCAGATAGAGGGGCAAGAGATGTATATCTTGCCTGAGCCGCAAAGCAACATGGACTTCGATGGTGCAAGCCCATGTGAAGAAAATCCTGACCTATCCTTTTGGGAGAAGGATACGGAGTTGCCTCCGCCGCTAGCCGAGCAGTGTTTCGTGGCGATGGCCTCGGCGCTTCAAAGCGGCATCTCGGCCCATATTCCCATCGACACTGACGTCGACTGGTCAGACATTGACATTGACCTACCAAATATACAAAACAGTCGCAAGCGCAAAAATAACTTGGACAACCATGATCGTGACGCGGCACGATGGCTCTTCTTAGCCGGGTTGAGGGACGGCTGTGTGTCGCGGCAGTGGGTTGCTGACGTAACTTACGGAGTTGATAGCGAGCCTCGAGATGAGTTTGAAATGCGCCTGTTATTCACGTTAGATGATATCGGCATTCTCGTTGATGACATAGACTGGGGTTGGCAATTATCGGGTGACGTCGAGACCATCAACGATGAGTGGGAACTCATGGCTGACGATGCCGTATCCTTCCTTTCTGATTTGACACAGCAAGAAAATGATCCCCTCAGCCTCTATGTCAAGGATGTAGCCGCTCTGAGCAGCCCCTCCCGTGCGGCAAAACTGCGCAACTTCCACGAAAATTTTGACCGCAAGAAAACAGAGAAAGAAGATGAACTCTAA
- a CDS encoding Z1 domain-containing protein, with the protein MATATEENRQRVVKFAQELLLDEEDRSAITPALIAEKIDMVVAMKSRWGEDLDRDAVTDELIRRFSLWIGQDTTLKSDAGHEPWLNSSRKQDWRYWQRYREWLERKLSWKAVEALDKSSDAVLGLMEDPMREGRWDRRGLVVGHVQSGKTGNYTGLICKAADAGYKIIIVLAGLHNNLRSQTQIRLEEGFLGYETLADRDSGSVLGVGEIDSDKDIHPNCATNRSNKGDFSTRIARHLAVSPEERPWLFVVKKNKTVLRELLKWIQNHAADTNLLSADGQATTGDGLPRVKKIVTKLPLLIIDDEADHASVDTQEQVFDAEGNPDDEHLPTTINRLIRRIMHSFSRAAYVGYTATPFANIFIHERGETREEGPDLFPSSFIINLAAPSNYVGPAKVFGLLSQEGRSGGLPLVRQIDDCASDDGHNGWMPQKHKNGHTPLHNGADALPPSLVKAIDAFLLACAARHVRGQGNEHCSMLVHVTRFNTVQKDVHRQIGDHVHHLRQRILRHIDDEQPLERLKALWEKDFIPTGQAIRIAQPDQASPRDLEWGEILPALSDTITDIEIRMINGTAKDVLNYAEHEGTGLKVIAIGGDKLARGLTLEGLCISYFLRASKMYDTLMQMGRWFGYRQGYLDLCRLYTTAELYRWFGHITDAAEELREEFDLMAASGATPREYGLKVQSHPVLMVTSRLKMRAAKDLWLSFSGQLLETVVFHKYTSILEGNHTAAVRLIEAMGQPTEINPSRSTPKGEQTWKGFLWRDALPIEVVDFLGAYVTHPESYKVKSTLIAEFIQSMNEVGELTRWTVALVGGGDGSYYELTTGIGVKMLKRSNNGLRDDRYSIGRLLSPRDESIDIDSATWMAALEKTRSVWKPDPARLRDGNPQEPPDVPSGPAIREIRGSGAQNIEPSRDRGLLLLYVLDPDLSGANLPENAPPIIAFAVSFPGSSAAKKVLYKVNSVEWRQWEQDYGPSE; encoded by the coding sequence ATGGCAACAGCAACAGAGGAAAACAGACAGAGGGTGGTCAAGTTTGCCCAGGAACTCCTGCTCGACGAAGAAGACCGGTCAGCAATTACCCCGGCGCTCATTGCTGAGAAGATCGACATGGTCGTGGCAATGAAGTCTAGGTGGGGAGAGGATCTGGACCGGGATGCAGTTACGGACGAACTGATTCGTCGCTTCAGTCTCTGGATTGGGCAGGACACCACGCTCAAGAGCGATGCCGGGCACGAGCCCTGGCTCAACTCGTCAAGGAAGCAGGACTGGCGCTACTGGCAGCGCTACCGCGAGTGGCTCGAGAGAAAGCTTTCCTGGAAAGCTGTCGAGGCCCTCGATAAGTCGAGCGATGCCGTCCTGGGATTGATGGAAGACCCCATGCGCGAGGGAAGATGGGACCGGCGTGGGCTCGTCGTCGGTCATGTGCAGTCTGGCAAGACGGGCAACTACACGGGGCTTATCTGCAAGGCAGCAGACGCAGGCTACAAGATCATTATCGTGCTTGCCGGCCTACACAATAATCTGCGCTCCCAAACCCAGATAAGGCTGGAGGAAGGATTCCTGGGATACGAAACATTGGCAGATCGAGACTCCGGGAGTGTGTTGGGAGTTGGCGAGATAGATAGTGATAAGGATATCCATCCCAACTGTGCGACCAACCGCTCCAACAAGGGCGATTTTAGCACAAGGATTGCCCGGCATTTAGCGGTATCTCCCGAAGAACGTCCCTGGCTTTTCGTTGTAAAGAAGAATAAAACCGTTCTTCGGGAGCTGCTGAAGTGGATTCAGAACCATGCGGCCGACACAAATCTTCTGAGCGCCGACGGACAGGCAACTACCGGCGATGGTCTGCCTAGGGTCAAAAAGATTGTTACCAAACTACCGCTGTTGATTATTGATGACGAGGCAGATCATGCATCTGTGGATACACAGGAACAGGTTTTTGATGCCGAGGGGAATCCTGATGACGAGCATTTGCCGACAACAATCAACAGACTTATCCGCAGAATCATGCATTCCTTCTCAAGAGCGGCTTATGTTGGTTACACCGCGACACCTTTCGCCAACATCTTTATCCACGAGCGAGGAGAGACCCGCGAGGAGGGTCCCGATCTGTTTCCTTCTTCCTTCATCATTAACCTTGCGGCCCCATCGAATTATGTCGGCCCTGCCAAGGTCTTCGGATTGCTGTCCCAGGAGGGCCGCTCGGGTGGCCTGCCTCTTGTTCGCCAAATCGACGACTGCGCGAGCGATGATGGCCACAACGGGTGGATGCCGCAAAAGCACAAGAACGGTCATACACCGCTCCATAATGGAGCCGACGCCCTGCCGCCCTCGCTTGTCAAGGCCATAGACGCCTTTCTGCTGGCCTGCGCGGCCCGTCATGTGCGTGGCCAAGGGAATGAACATTGTTCAATGCTCGTGCATGTCACACGCTTCAACACTGTCCAGAAGGATGTTCACAGACAGATCGGAGATCACGTCCATCATCTGCGCCAGAGAATTCTCCGTCATATTGACGACGAGCAGCCCCTCGAACGGCTGAAGGCCCTCTGGGAGAAAGATTTCATACCAACAGGCCAAGCTATCCGCATAGCCCAGCCCGACCAGGCGTCGCCCCGTGATCTGGAATGGGGCGAGATTTTGCCTGCGCTCTCCGACACTATCACCGATATCGAGATCAGGATGATCAATGGCACAGCCAAGGATGTCCTGAACTACGCAGAGCACGAGGGCACGGGTCTCAAAGTCATTGCCATTGGTGGAGACAAGCTTGCCCGAGGACTTACCCTGGAAGGTCTTTGTATCAGCTACTTTCTGCGAGCATCGAAGATGTATGACACGTTGATGCAGATGGGGCGCTGGTTTGGATACCGGCAGGGCTACCTCGACCTGTGCCGCCTTTATACCACCGCTGAACTTTACAGATGGTTCGGACACATTACCGACGCTGCCGAGGAGCTGCGGGAGGAGTTCGATCTGATGGCTGCCAGTGGTGCCACACCACGGGAGTACGGACTCAAGGTGCAGTCTCATCCTGTGCTGATGGTGACGTCACGCTTGAAGATGCGAGCGGCAAAAGATTTGTGGCTTTCTTTTAGTGGACAACTTCTTGAAACGGTCGTTTTCCATAAGTACACAAGTATTCTGGAAGGAAATCATACGGCGGCTGTACGGTTGATCGAAGCGATGGGACAGCCCACAGAAATCAACCCTTCGCGCTCCACACCAAAAGGCGAGCAGACTTGGAAAGGCTTCCTTTGGCGCGATGCCTTGCCAATTGAGGTCGTCGACTTCCTGGGTGCCTACGTGACACACCCTGAATCCTACAAGGTAAAGAGCACCCTTATTGCAGAATTCATCCAATCAATGAATGAGGTTGGTGAGCTCACTCGCTGGACGGTCGCCCTGGTTGGTGGGGGTGATGGGAGCTACTACGAGCTGACAACAGGAATAGGGGTCAAAATGCTAAAGCGATCGAACAATGGACTCAGGGATGACCGGTATTCAATTGGCAGGCTCCTATCACCGCGGGACGAGTCTATAGACATTGATAGCGCGACTTGGATGGCTGCCTTAGAGAAAACCCGCAGTGTATGGAAGCCTGATCCTGCCAGACTTCGCGATGGAAATCCTCAGGAGCCACCAGATGTGCCAAGCGGGCCAGCGATTCGCGAGATACGGGGATCTGGTGCGCAAAACATTGAGCCATCGCGAGATCGAGGGCTTCTCCTTCTATACGTCCTTGATCCTGACCTCTCAGGAGCAAATCTTCCAGAGAACGCACCACCGATAATTGCTTTCGCGGTTAGTTTTCCGGGCAGCAGTGCGGCAAAAAAGGTTCTATACAAGGTCAACAGCGTGGAATGGCGTCAGTGGGAGCAGGACTATGGTCCTTCAGAATAA
- a CDS encoding ATP-binding protein, protein MATTSKPTNDAVKLPFRPRARLLQLLGDQLIGTPRLAVFELVKNAYDADAETVTVTLNGLRTSNPTIVVEDDGDGMALATIRDIWLVPAHDHREVQRKALKRTRLNRLPLGEKGLGRFAVHKLGDHIKLVTRAKGQLECVVRIDWSALMEKQFLSEAEVSVQTRQPEVFKGTKTGTRLTISKLREATWTRGEVRRLLRQITSIASPFTDRSDRFETELKVPEHPDWVSGVPDVDVLLKRAPWYFHFSLEDGQLKWSYEFRGVTGIKLAPRNIPEQTSTLLIAQERDTDIYGTDQGTKPAKPKRVTADTALSNGIGTVKGEFYVFDRDQDILTRLGDSQLVQNFLDESGGVRVYRDSIRVYNYGEPGDDWLGLDLRRVNTPTRNISRNIVVGAIDLSLEQSHKLTEKTNREGFVENDAYRRLRQIVLGALAVLEVERKIDKDNIRALTGKGHDPEAANIAQPLQALRDAAKKHHISKELDPLINKAEKNYNEMRDTMLRAGLSGMGLAIVFHEIEQGVRVLHDAIEARRSLDSVQVQARELVRILDGFSELLRKGEQRPNSVKHLIKRARDINRVRFRNHEVKLVCPALEDDAPDIERNFAFGLLLGALNNLLDNAFYWLQVRWPEGQGTSQRKLYINIEMDFAGGPAIIVADNGPGFQDGPDRLRRPFFSRRPDGMGVGLYYTNMVMELNGGRLAFPDADEANVPEGFDGAVLALVFGKGDKF, encoded by the coding sequence ATGGCTACGACCAGCAAACCCACCAATGATGCAGTCAAACTACCCTTCCGGCCGCGTGCGCGGCTGTTGCAACTGTTAGGCGACCAGCTTATCGGAACCCCTCGCCTTGCGGTCTTTGAACTCGTCAAGAACGCCTACGACGCCGATGCCGAGACAGTCACCGTAACCCTCAACGGGCTTCGGACGTCCAACCCAACCATCGTCGTGGAAGACGATGGTGATGGAATGGCGCTTGCCACCATCAGAGACATCTGGCTGGTGCCCGCGCATGACCATCGCGAGGTGCAGCGCAAGGCGCTGAAAAGAACACGGCTGAATCGGCTGCCCCTTGGAGAGAAGGGGCTGGGTCGCTTTGCGGTGCACAAGCTGGGAGATCACATCAAGCTGGTCACCCGGGCGAAGGGCCAGTTGGAGTGTGTTGTTCGTATCGACTGGTCCGCGCTGATGGAGAAGCAATTTCTCTCAGAGGCGGAGGTCAGCGTGCAGACGAGACAGCCTGAAGTCTTCAAGGGAACCAAGACCGGGACCAGATTGACCATCAGCAAGTTGCGTGAAGCGACATGGACGCGGGGCGAGGTGCGGCGACTGCTTCGGCAGATCACGTCGATCGCATCGCCTTTCACTGATCGCTCCGACCGTTTCGAGACCGAATTGAAGGTTCCCGAGCACCCGGACTGGGTCTCGGGAGTTCCTGATGTCGATGTTCTGCTCAAGCGTGCCCCCTGGTACTTCCATTTTTCGTTGGAAGACGGACAACTCAAGTGGTCGTACGAGTTCAGAGGTGTCACGGGCATCAAGCTGGCACCGAGGAATATCCCGGAACAAACGTCGACTTTGCTTATCGCGCAGGAACGAGATACCGACATCTACGGGACGGATCAGGGAACCAAGCCGGCGAAGCCAAAGAGAGTCACGGCTGACACGGCTCTCTCCAACGGCATCGGGACCGTCAAGGGCGAGTTCTACGTTTTCGACCGCGATCAAGACATCCTGACCCGATTGGGGGACAGTCAGCTTGTCCAAAACTTCCTTGATGAGAGTGGGGGCGTCCGCGTTTACCGGGACAGTATCCGCGTCTACAACTACGGCGAACCCGGCGACGACTGGCTTGGGCTGGACCTTCGCCGCGTCAACACACCCACGCGCAACATCAGCAGGAACATCGTGGTGGGTGCGATCGATCTGTCCCTTGAGCAAAGCCACAAGCTGACGGAGAAGACAAACCGCGAAGGCTTCGTGGAAAACGATGCATATCGACGGCTCAGGCAGATAGTGCTGGGAGCCCTCGCAGTCCTCGAAGTTGAACGCAAGATAGACAAGGACAACATCCGTGCGTTGACCGGAAAAGGGCATGACCCCGAGGCGGCAAACATTGCACAGCCTCTCCAGGCATTGAGGGATGCTGCCAAGAAGCACCACATCTCCAAAGAGCTTGATCCGTTGATCAATAAGGCGGAGAAGAATTACAATGAAATGCGAGACACGATGCTTCGCGCCGGCCTGTCGGGCATGGGATTGGCCATTGTGTTTCACGAAATCGAACAGGGTGTCCGTGTCCTGCATGACGCCATTGAAGCGCGGCGGAGTCTAGATTCCGTACAGGTGCAGGCGAGGGAGCTGGTGCGAATCCTCGACGGGTTCAGCGAACTGTTGCGCAAGGGTGAGCAACGCCCCAACAGCGTCAAGCATTTGATCAAGCGCGCACGGGACATCAATCGTGTCAGATTCCGCAATCACGAAGTCAAGCTCGTATGCCCCGCCCTGGAAGATGATGCTCCGGATATCGAAAGGAACTTTGCTTTCGGGCTGCTCCTGGGGGCCTTGAACAATCTTCTCGACAACGCCTTCTACTGGCTGCAGGTGCGCTGGCCTGAAGGTCAGGGCACATCTCAGCGGAAGCTGTACATCAATATCGAGATGGACTTTGCGGGGGGGCCCGCGATCATCGTTGCCGACAACGGCCCGGGTTTCCAGGATGGCCCTGATCGGTTGAGGCGTCCCTTTTTCAGTCGGCGTCCTGACGGCATGGGTGTGGGGCTCTATTACACCAACATGGTGATGGAGCTGAATGGCGGCCGCCTAGCCTTCCCTGATGCCGATGAGGCCAACGTTCCGGAAGGTTTTGACGGTGCAGTGCTGGCTCTGGTATTCGGCAAGGGGGACAAATTTTGA
- a CDS encoding addiction module antidote protein — protein sequence MMKNRPHDDAMAELYRGDPAFALGVINDMLEDGDQAELLIVLRQMAQAFGGVQAVAEQAHLNLTQIYRTLSPKGNPALSIFSAILKAMGLRLAVQPLCRRLFHLSTPPDSVLGLPA from the coding sequence ATGATGAAAAATAGACCCCATGACGATGCAATGGCCGAGCTGTATCGCGGCGATCCAGCGTTCGCGCTGGGAGTCATCAATGACATGCTGGAAGACGGCGACCAAGCCGAACTGCTGATCGTGCTGCGTCAGATGGCGCAGGCTTTCGGCGGTGTTCAGGCGGTGGCTGAGCAGGCCCACTTGAACCTAACGCAGATCTATCGCACGCTTTCGCCGAAGGGCAATCCGGCGCTCAGCATCTTCTCAGCCATTCTCAAGGCGATGGGGCTGCGGCTGGCGGTGCAGCCGCTGTGTCGCCGCCTCTTTCATCTGTCCACACCGCCTGACTCGGTATTGGGCCTGCCTGCATGA
- a CDS encoding ATP-binding protein, with the protein MIESLRGLGYSTATALADIIDNSITARASRVEVLFSWHDTASVIAVLDNGEGMDEHELDLAMRLGERSPLDGRDVHDLGRFGLGLKTASFSQCRMLTVASLKEGRISCLRWDLDVLTARQNDGWLLLEGPDGGSEDLLLPLTDQGQGTLVLWEKPDRIVTPGFCEQDFLDLADRVERHLAMVFHRFLCGLQPRLHITINGQPVGPWDPFLIGHSATWLSPIERIAAEGGTVEVQCHVLPHKDRVQAREYESAAGPDGWTAQQGFYVYRNERLLVAGSWLGLGRGRSWTKEEAHRLARIRLDLPNTADAEWKIDVRKSTARPPVSIRERLTRLAEDTRERARRVFAHRGQPVRIGNGGPLVQAWRTEHFKGGVRYRIDKDHPAVRAVLDDAGTIEPQILAMLRVIEETIPVQRIWLDTTDSRETPRTGFAGESSAEVAAILSVMYRNMVLRKGISPALAREQLLCTEPFNEYPELVVVLPDSPSSQ; encoded by the coding sequence ATGATTGAATCTCTGCGAGGACTTGGCTATTCGACCGCTACAGCGCTGGCAGACATTATTGATAATAGTATTACCGCGCGCGCAAGTAGAGTAGAGGTCCTGTTTTCCTGGCATGATACGGCGAGTGTTATTGCAGTGCTCGATAATGGCGAGGGGATGGATGAGCATGAATTAGACCTCGCCATGCGTCTCGGTGAAAGGAGTCCGCTTGACGGCAGAGACGTACATGACCTCGGCCGGTTTGGACTGGGTCTCAAAACGGCATCGTTCTCGCAATGCAGGATGCTGACAGTCGCCTCCCTTAAGGAAGGCAGGATAAGCTGTCTGCGCTGGGATCTTGACGTGCTAACAGCCCGCCAGAACGATGGCTGGCTTCTTCTCGAAGGCCCGGATGGGGGCTCGGAAGACCTGCTGCTACCATTGACCGATCAGGGACAGGGTACACTGGTACTTTGGGAGAAACCCGACAGGATTGTTACCCCGGGCTTCTGTGAGCAGGATTTCCTTGATCTCGCCGACCGGGTTGAGCGGCATCTCGCTATGGTCTTTCATCGTTTTCTCTGTGGGCTCCAGCCTCGGTTGCACATTACCATCAACGGTCAGCCTGTGGGGCCATGGGATCCGTTTCTTATCGGACACTCGGCCACATGGTTATCCCCTATTGAGCGCATCGCCGCCGAGGGAGGAACCGTGGAAGTTCAGTGCCATGTATTGCCTCACAAGGATCGTGTCCAGGCGCGCGAGTACGAGTCAGCGGCCGGCCCTGACGGATGGACCGCCCAGCAGGGCTTCTACGTGTACCGAAATGAACGGCTCCTCGTTGCAGGGAGTTGGTTAGGCCTTGGGCGGGGACGCTCCTGGACAAAAGAAGAGGCGCATCGGTTGGCCCGGATAAGATTGGACTTGCCAAACACTGCCGATGCAGAATGGAAAATTGATGTTCGCAAGTCTACAGCACGGCCTCCAGTGTCCATTAGGGAAAGGCTCACGCGACTTGCTGAGGATACACGAGAACGAGCGCGCCGTGTATTCGCTCACCGTGGCCAACCGGTCCGAATCGGGAATGGCGGGCCTTTGGTACAGGCTTGGCGCACGGAACACTTCAAAGGTGGTGTGCGATACCGAATTGACAAGGATCATCCGGCAGTGAGAGCCGTTCTTGACGATGCCGGGACTATCGAGCCACAGATTTTGGCCATGCTGCGAGTCATCGAGGAAACCATTCCGGTTCAGCGAATCTGGCTGGATACCACCGATTCACGTGAGACACCACGTACCGGTTTCGCAGGAGAGTCATCCGCAGAGGTCGCTGCCATCCTGTCAGTCATGTACAGGAATATGGTTCTGCGAAAGGGTATCTCGCCGGCGCTTGCGCGTGAACAACTGCTCTGCACGGAGCCCTTTAATGAATACCCCGAGTTGGTAGTCGTACTTCCCGACTCTCCCAGCAGTCAGTGA
- a CDS encoding PD-(D/E)XK motif protein: MVLQNKEEELLAAWRALAGNLVTEGWRTIPIAYGGPRRLLAGRHFPGNEEALLVGFASVRLPPNEQLPQGQGFIVSRATLDEDGADRIWISLRRQSAGSLDLFTMMAEDVVSILERFSNADEERLFHLFLARIKAWQDFMRRGGDCVLGPEMEVGLFGELEILRDIISVGLPAPVAVEAWQGPLDGIQDFMLGAGAIEVKSTASPSGFPATVGSLDQLDDSLTRPIFLAGVRLAIAASGRTLPEQVGELRNLMREEFTALGILDSRLLHAGFLDAAAERYTRRFLRAGSKTFQLSDGFPRLTRANVAIEIRRARYEIDLDLISTVDVGIEHALRELGVIH, encoded by the coding sequence ATGGTCCTTCAGAATAAGGAGGAAGAACTGCTCGCAGCTTGGCGCGCCCTAGCCGGAAATTTAGTCACGGAAGGATGGCGCACTATTCCAATCGCGTACGGCGGTCCCCGCCGGCTGCTTGCTGGTCGACATTTCCCTGGCAACGAGGAAGCCCTGCTTGTGGGATTCGCCTCTGTCCGTCTACCACCGAATGAACAACTCCCCCAGGGTCAGGGGTTCATCGTGTCTAGGGCCACCCTCGACGAGGACGGTGCAGACCGCATCTGGATCTCGCTCCGTAGACAGAGTGCCGGTAGCCTCGACCTCTTCACCATGATGGCTGAAGACGTGGTGTCTATCCTGGAAAGGTTTAGTAATGCTGACGAAGAGCGACTCTTTCACCTCTTCCTTGCAAGAATCAAAGCTTGGCAGGACTTCATGCGCCGGGGCGGGGACTGCGTCCTTGGCCCTGAGATGGAGGTGGGGCTCTTCGGTGAACTTGAAATCCTGCGTGATATCATCTCTGTCGGCCTACCTGCGCCTGTCGCTGTCGAGGCATGGCAGGGCCCACTGGACGGAATTCAGGACTTTATGCTGGGGGCTGGGGCAATCGAGGTCAAAAGCACGGCGTCTCCGAGCGGGTTCCCCGCAACCGTCGGCTCTCTTGATCAACTGGATGATTCGTTGACGCGACCGATTTTTCTTGCTGGTGTCCGACTCGCAATTGCTGCATCGGGTAGAACTCTTCCGGAGCAGGTTGGCGAACTGCGCAATCTGATGCGTGAGGAGTTCACCGCGCTAGGAATTCTGGATAGCCGTCTCCTTCACGCAGGCTTCCTGGACGCGGCCGCCGAACGTTACACTCGCCGCTTTTTGCGGGCAGGGAGTAAGACATTCCAACTTTCCGACGGCTTTCCTCGTCTGACGAGGGCAAACGTCGCCATTGAAATCAGACGGGCGCGTTACGAAATTGATCTTGACCTGATATCCACCGTGGATGTGGGGATTGAACATGCACTTAGAGAACTCGGGGTGATTCACTAA